A portion of the Lolium rigidum isolate FL_2022 chromosome 1, APGP_CSIRO_Lrig_0.1, whole genome shotgun sequence genome contains these proteins:
- the LOC124689497 gene encoding thiamine thiazole synthase 2, chloroplastic-like — protein MHMAAMATTASSLLLKTSFAGAHLPSATRAPSCVATPRAGTICNSISSSTPPYDLNAFKFSPIKESIVSREMTRRYMTDMITYADTDVVIVGAGSAGLSCAYELSKDPSISIAIIEQSVSPGGGAWLGGQLFSAMVVRKPAHLFLDELDIEYDETEDYVVIKHAALFTSTVMSRLLARPNVKLFNAVAVEDLIVKDSRVAGVVTNWALVSMNHDTQSCMDPNVMEAKVVVSSCGHDGPFGATGVKRLQDIGMIETVPGMKALDMNTAEDAIVRLTREVVPGMIVTGMEVAEIDGAPRMGPTFGAMMISGQKAAHLALKALGRPNAIDGTIKNATPALHPEMILAAIDNGDIVDA, from the exons ATGCACATGGCAGCCATGGCCACCACCGCCTCCAGCCTCCTCCTCAAGACCTCCTTCGCCGGCGCTCACCTCCCGTCGGCCACCCGCGCCCCGTCCTGCGTCGCCACCCCGCGCGCCGGCACCATCTGCAActccatctcctcctccacccctccctACGACCTCAACGCCTTCAAGTTCAGCCCCATCAAGGAGTCCATCGTCTCCCGCGAGATGACCCGCCGCTACATGACCGACATGATCACCTACGCCGACACCGACGTGGTCATCGTCGGGGCCGGCTCCGCGGGGCTCTCCTGCGCCTACGAGCTCTCCAAGGACCCCTCCATCAGCATCGCCATCATCGAGCAGTCCGtctcccccggcggcggcgcctggCTCGGCGGCCAGCTCTTCTCCGCCATGGTCGTGCGCAAGCCCGCCCACCTCTTCCTCGACGAGCTCGACATCGAGTACGACGAGACCGAGGACTACGTCGTCATCAAGCACGCCGCGCTCTTCACCTCCACCGTCATGAGCCGCCTCCTCGCGCGCCCCAACGTCAAGCTCTTCaacgccgtcgccgtcgaggaCCTCATCGTCAAGGACAGCCGCGTCGCCGGCGTCGTCACCAACTGGGCGCTCGTCTCCATGAACCACGACACGCAGTCCTGCATGGACCCCAACGTCATGGAGGCCAAGGTCGTGGTCAGCTCATGCGGCCACGACGGGCCCTTCGGCGCTACCGGAGTCAAGCGGCTCCAGGACATCGGGATGATCGAGACGGTGCCCGGGATGAAGGCGCTTGACATGAACACCGCCGAGGACGCGATCGTGCGCCTCACCCGCGAGGTCGTCCCCGGCATGATCGTCACCGGCATGGAGGTCGCCGAGATCGACGGCGCCCCCAGAATG GGCCCAACCTTCGGCGCCATGATGATCTCCGGCCAGAAGGCGGCGCACCTGGCGCTCAAGGCGCTCGGCCGGCCGAACGCAATCGACGGGACGATCAAGAACGCGACCCCGGCGCTGCACCCAGAGATGATCCTGGCGGCGATTGACAACGGCGACATCGTGGACGCCTAA